From one Brevundimonas sp. PAMC22021 genomic stretch:
- the cobS gene encoding cobaltochelatase subunit CobS encodes MTSTLDALPDPLLTLEPARRVTLREAFGVDSDMQVPAFAERDAHVPEIDDSYRFDPQTTIAICSGFAYDRRVMVQGYHGTGKSTHIEQIAARLNWPLVRINLDSHVSRIDLVGKDAIALREGKQITEFREGILPWSLQRPIALVFDEYDAGRPDVMFVIQRVLETQGRLTLLDQNRVIRPNRWFRLFATTNTIGLGDTTGLYHGAQQINQAQLDRWSVVTTLNYLDHDVEAEIVSAKVPEMADAEGRRAIAAMVRVADMTRNAFMNGDISTVMSPRTVITWAQNVQIFGEIGQAFRLTFLNKCDELERPTIAEFYQRAFGEDLPEAATRVKIA; translated from the coding sequence ATGACCTCGACGCTCGACGCCCTCCCAGATCCGCTGCTGACGCTTGAACCCGCCCGGCGGGTCACCCTGCGCGAGGCCTTTGGCGTCGACAGCGACATGCAGGTCCCGGCCTTTGCCGAGCGCGACGCCCATGTGCCCGAGATCGACGACAGCTATCGTTTCGATCCGCAGACCACGATCGCCATCTGCTCGGGCTTCGCCTACGACCGCCGCGTCATGGTCCAGGGTTATCACGGCACGGGCAAATCGACCCACATCGAGCAGATCGCGGCCCGCCTGAACTGGCCCCTGGTTCGCATCAACCTCGACAGCCACGTCAGCCGCATCGACCTGGTCGGCAAGGATGCCATCGCCCTGCGCGAAGGCAAGCAGATCACCGAGTTCCGCGAGGGCATCCTGCCCTGGTCGCTGCAGCGTCCGATCGCCCTGGTGTTCGACGAATACGACGCGGGCCGCCCGGATGTTATGTTCGTGATCCAGCGGGTCCTGGAGACGCAAGGCCGCCTGACCCTGCTGGACCAGAACCGCGTAATCCGCCCGAACCGCTGGTTCCGCCTGTTCGCCACCACCAACACCATCGGCCTTGGCGACACCACGGGCCTGTATCACGGCGCCCAGCAGATCAATCAGGCCCAGCTTGATCGCTGGAGCGTGGTAACGACGCTGAACTATCTCGACCACGACGTGGAGGCCGAAATCGTCTCGGCCAAGGTGCCCGAGATGGCCGACGCCGAGGGCCGTCGAGCCATCGCCGCCATGGTCCGGGTTGCCGACATGACCCGCAACGCCTTCATGAACGGCGACATCTCCACCGTAATGAGCCCCCGCACGGTGATCACCTGGGCCCAGAACGTCCAGATTTTCGGCGAGATCGGCCAGGCCTTCCGCCTGACCTTCTTGAACAAGTGCGACGAACTGGAACGCCCCACCATCGCCGAGTTCTACCAGCGCGCCTTCGGCGAAGACCTCCCCGAAGCCGCCACCCGCGTGAAGATCGCCTGA
- a CDS encoding organic hydroperoxide resistance protein, producing the protein MDVLYTAHATASGGGREDGRATTDDGKIDVKLSTPTEMGGKGGDGTNPEQLFASGYAACYLGALRLVSGKAGSPVGPDTKVAAGVGFGKNTRGEGFNLDVTLTVTDHGLEQALIDDLIEKAHQVCPYSNATRNNVDVKLSAE; encoded by the coding sequence ATGGACGTTCTCTACACCGCCCACGCCACCGCATCCGGCGGCGGCCGCGAAGACGGGCGCGCGACCACCGATGACGGCAAGATCGACGTCAAGCTCTCCACCCCGACCGAGATGGGCGGCAAGGGCGGCGACGGCACGAACCCTGAGCAGCTATTCGCCTCGGGCTACGCGGCCTGCTATCTCGGCGCGCTGCGCCTGGTCTCCGGCAAGGCGGGTTCGCCCGTCGGGCCGGACACCAAGGTCGCGGCCGGCGTCGGCTTCGGCAAGAACACGCGCGGCGAGGGCTTCAACCTCGACGTCACGCTCACCGTCACCGACCATGGACTGGAGCAGGCCTTGATCGACGACCTGATCGAAAAGGCGCACCAGGTGTGCCCCTACTCCAACGCGACCCGCAACAACGTCGATGTGAAGCTCAGCGCCGAATAA
- a CDS encoding penicillin-binding protein 1A, whose translation MKVAERWFVWAGMALLGAVALAGLVVAVYAAWLFYDLPDASELADYRPPTATRVYAGDGTLIGEFSDERRIYVSYDQIPDTVRHAFLAAEDRNFFHHGGIDVGGIGRASLKNVANLARGRRLEGGSTITQQVAKNVLLTNESSLNRKLKEAILASRLEATLSKEQVLELYLNEIFLGYRSFGIASAAYNYFGKSLQQLTPDEAAFLAALPKGPNNYHPKRHPGAAKGRRDWVLGEMEQSGWITTAELQQARARPLNTRDAPQRAAYRDADFFVEEARRQAAANPDFGDQLRAGGFYMRTTLDPTLQTAARSALMQGLENYDRRHGWRGAWGATDFEDGWQARALAEQKIPPERRAWEVAAVESVSGNNVRVRTAREDRSGSLLAADAAWANANRPLKRGDLIHVERSGGQYALKQIPRVNGAMVAIEPQSGRVLAMVGGYSYALSSFNRATQAERQPGSAFKPFVYATALEGDYTPASIVLDAPISFAGGPNGQRWTPENYSREYYGPQTLRRGLELSRNVMTVRLAQAVGMKKIVDQSARMGIPGLTPNLSVSLGAGEVTPYQLTAAYAAFVNGGRRITPYLIDYVQDRDGETIFRADDRRCGDCGRGFSGQESPKLDPRGAQVIDPITAYQMSSMLEGVVQRGTAASARGLGRWVGGKTGTTNEYRSAWFVGFTTDIVVGVFIGFDDNRPLGNGETGTTAAVPVFIDFMQTALKERPARPFVRPRNAIFRPVNGIEEAFRPGTERRAPPVRAPVRAPVPPQGPQNYNDVIRRETEAATSAPPPSAPPPPKREPAEDLSGLY comes from the coding sequence GTGAAGGTTGCCGAACGCTGGTTCGTCTGGGCGGGCATGGCCCTGTTGGGCGCGGTCGCGCTGGCTGGGCTGGTGGTGGCCGTCTATGCCGCGTGGCTGTTCTATGACCTGCCCGACGCGTCGGAGCTGGCCGACTATCGGCCGCCGACCGCCACGCGGGTCTATGCCGGAGACGGCACCCTGATCGGCGAGTTCTCGGACGAGCGCCGCATCTATGTTTCCTACGACCAAATCCCGGACACGGTGCGCCACGCCTTTCTGGCGGCCGAGGATCGCAACTTCTTTCACCACGGCGGCATCGACGTGGGCGGCATCGGCCGCGCATCGCTGAAGAACGTGGCCAACCTGGCGCGGGGGCGGCGCCTGGAAGGCGGCTCGACCATCACCCAGCAGGTGGCCAAGAACGTGCTGCTGACCAACGAAAGCAGCCTGAACCGCAAGCTGAAGGAAGCCATCCTGGCCAGCCGCCTGGAGGCGACGCTGTCCAAGGAGCAGGTGCTCGAACTGTATCTGAACGAGATTTTCCTGGGATATCGATCGTTCGGCATCGCTTCGGCCGCCTACAACTATTTCGGCAAGTCGCTGCAGCAGCTGACGCCGGACGAGGCGGCGTTTCTGGCGGCGCTGCCCAAGGGGCCGAACAACTATCATCCCAAGCGGCATCCCGGCGCGGCCAAGGGTCGGCGGGATTGGGTGCTGGGCGAGATGGAGCAGAGCGGCTGGATCACGACCGCAGAGCTGCAGCAGGCGCGCGCCCGGCCTCTGAACACGCGCGACGCGCCGCAGCGCGCGGCCTATCGCGACGCCGACTTCTTTGTCGAGGAGGCGCGTCGGCAGGCGGCGGCCAATCCGGACTTCGGCGATCAGCTGAGGGCGGGCGGCTTCTATATGCGCACGACGCTGGACCCGACGCTGCAGACGGCGGCGCGGTCGGCCCTGATGCAGGGGCTGGAGAACTATGACCGCCGGCACGGCTGGCGCGGGGCGTGGGGCGCGACCGACTTCGAGGACGGCTGGCAGGCGCGGGCGCTGGCCGAGCAGAAGATCCCGCCCGAGCGCCGGGCCTGGGAAGTGGCAGCGGTGGAGAGCGTCAGCGGAAACAATGTGCGCGTCCGCACCGCGCGCGAGGACCGCTCGGGCAGCCTGCTGGCCGCCGACGCCGCCTGGGCCAACGCCAACCGGCCGCTGAAGCGCGGCGACCTGATCCATGTCGAGCGCAGCGGCGGACAGTATGCGCTGAAGCAGATCCCGCGCGTGAACGGGGCCATGGTGGCGATCGAGCCGCAGTCGGGACGCGTGCTGGCGATGGTGGGGGGCTATTCCTACGCCCTGTCCAGCTTCAACCGGGCGACCCAGGCGGAGCGACAGCCAGGTTCGGCGTTCAAGCCGTTCGTCTATGCGACCGCGTTGGAGGGCGACTATACGCCGGCGTCGATCGTGCTGGATGCGCCGATCAGCTTCGCCGGCGGGCCGAACGGGCAGCGGTGGACGCCCGAGAACTACAGCCGCGAATACTATGGGCCGCAGACGCTGCGGCGGGGGCTGGAGCTGTCGCGCAACGTCATGACGGTGCGGCTCGCCCAGGCTGTCGGCATGAAGAAGATCGTCGACCAGTCCGCCCGGATGGGCATACCGGGCCTCACGCCGAACCTGTCGGTGTCGCTGGGCGCGGGCGAGGTGACGCCGTATCAGCTGACGGCGGCCTACGCGGCGTTCGTGAACGGCGGGCGGCGGATCACGCCCTATCTCATCGACTATGTGCAGGACCGCGACGGCGAGACCATCTTCCGCGCCGACGACCGGCGATGCGGCGACTGCGGGCGCGGTTTCTCCGGCCAGGAATCGCCCAAGCTCGATCCGCGCGGCGCCCAGGTGATCGACCCGATCACCGCCTATCAGATGAGTTCCATGCTGGAGGGCGTGGTGCAGCGGGGCACGGCGGCGAGCGCGCGGGGCCTCGGTCGCTGGGTCGGCGGCAAGACGGGCACGACCAACGAATACCGCTCGGCCTGGTTCGTGGGCTTCACCACCGACATCGTCGTCGGCGTCTTCATCGGCTTCGACGACAACCGGCCGCTGGGCAACGGCGAGACGGGGACGACGGCGGCGGTGCCGGTGTTCATCGATTTCATGCAGACCGCGCTGAAGGAGCGGCCGGCGCGGCCGTTCGTCAGGCCCAGGAACGCGATCTTCCGGCCCGTGAACGGCATCGAGGAGGCGTTCCGGCCGGGCACCGAGCGACGCGCGCCGCCGGTCCGCGCGCCTGTGCGGGCGCCGGTCCCACCGCAGGGACCTCAGAACTACAACGACGTCATCCGGCGAGAGACGGAAGCCGCGACATCCGCGCCGCCGCCGAGCGCGCCTCCGCCACCCAAACGCGAGCCGGCCGAGGACTTGAGCGGGCTCTACTGA
- the prfB gene encoding peptide chain release factor 2 (programmed frameshift), producing the protein MRPDVEAMKADIEQSVALLRRRLDWDVALRKLDELNARVEDPTLWDRPDEAQAVSRDRSRLEAQINTVREMEQGVEDGVMLADMADEEGDEAALEDARAQLRAIKERAARAELEALLSGEADGNDAYLEVNSGAGGTESNDWAGMLLRMYSRWARAHGYEVTVEAEESGEQAGIKSATIQISGPNAYGWLKSESGVHRLVRISPYDAAAKRHTSFASIGVSPVVDDAIEIDINPSDVRTDTYRASGAGGQHINKTDSAVRLTHVPTNTVVACQAGRSQHQNREQAWKMLRARLYELELQKREAAAQALADAKTDIGWGHQIRSYVLQPYQMVKDLRTEVETSDTQGVLDGDLDAFMGAALAARVGETRGSTVE; encoded by the exons ATGAGACCGGATGTCGAGGCCATGAAGGCCGACATCGAGCAGAGCGTCGCTCTGCTCAGGAGGCGTCTT GACTGGGATGTCGCGCTTCGAAAGCTCGATGAGCTGAACGCCCGGGTCGAGGACCCGACCCTGTGGGACAGGCCGGACGAGGCGCAGGCGGTCAGCCGCGACCGCTCTCGCCTTGAAGCCCAGATCAACACCGTCCGGGAGATGGAGCAGGGCGTCGAGGACGGCGTCATGCTGGCCGACATGGCCGACGAAGAGGGCGACGAGGCGGCTCTGGAAGACGCGCGCGCCCAGCTGAGGGCCATCAAGGAACGCGCGGCGCGCGCCGAGCTGGAGGCGCTCCTGTCCGGCGAGGCGGACGGCAACGACGCCTATCTGGAAGTGAACTCCGGCGCCGGAGGCACCGAGTCCAACGACTGGGCCGGCATGCTGTTGCGCATGTACAGCCGCTGGGCCCGCGCTCACGGCTATGAGGTCACCGTCGAGGCGGAAGAATCGGGCGAACAGGCCGGCATCAAGTCGGCCACGATCCAGATCTCGGGGCCGAACGCCTATGGCTGGCTGAAGTCCGAGTCGGGCGTGCACCGGCTGGTGCGCATCAGCCCCTATGACGCGGCGGCCAAGCGGCACACCTCGTTCGCCTCCATCGGCGTGTCGCCGGTGGTGGACGACGCCATCGAGATCGACATCAACCCTTCGGACGTGCGCACCGACACCTATCGCGCGTCCGGCGCGGGCGGCCAGCACATCAACAAGACCGATTCGGCCGTGCGCCTGACGCACGTACCGACCAACACGGTGGTGGCCTGCCAAGCCGGCCGCTCGCAGCACCAGAACCGCGAACAGGCGTGGAAGATGCTGCGGGCGCGTCTGTACGAACTGGAGCTGCAGAAGCGCGAGGCGGCGGCGCAGGCGTTGGCCGACGCCAAGACCGACATCGGCTGGGGCCACCAGATCCGTTCCTATGTGCTGCAGCCATATCAGATGGTGAAGGACCTGCGGACTGAGGTCGAGACCTCGGACACGCAAGGCGTGCTGGACGGCGATCTGGACGCCTTCATGGGCGCAGCGCTGGCGGCGCGTGTCGGCGAGACGCGCGGCTCGACCGTCGAGTGA
- a CDS encoding polymer-forming cytoskeletal protein, with the protein MNSRRAEVATMFNKPKPKTPVAASEPAASPPPAGRSPSRIGVDLQVRGSVVGDGWLQLEGQIKGDVHVGRLFVEETGAIEGAVSAELVQVGGRIQGPITAREVRVAATGYVQGDITTEKLSIDSGAYFQGRCTQIQPQVKPIMPEARPEPVQAAALETEADMTPAAPVVGAFSAAPGLVSESRH; encoded by the coding sequence GTGAACAGTCGCCGTGCGGAGGTCGCCACCATGTTCAACAAGCCCAAGCCGAAGACACCGGTCGCCGCGTCGGAACCCGCCGCCTCTCCGCCCCCGGCCGGCCGCAGCCCGTCGCGGATCGGCGTCGACCTGCAGGTGCGCGGCTCGGTCGTCGGGGACGGCTGGCTGCAGCTGGAAGGCCAGATCAAGGGCGACGTCCATGTCGGCCGCCTGTTCGTTGAAGAGACGGGCGCGATCGAGGGCGCGGTGTCCGCCGAGTTGGTCCAGGTCGGCGGTCGCATCCAGGGGCCGATCACCGCGCGCGAGGTGCGGGTTGCGGCGACCGGTTACGTCCAGGGCGACATCACCACCGAAAAGCTGTCGATCGACAGCGGCGCCTACTTCCAGGGACGCTGCACCCAGATCCAGCCGCAGGTGAAGCCGATCATGCCGGAAGCGCGCCCCGAGCCGGTCCAGGCCGCTGCGCTGGAAACCGAGGCGGATATGACCCCGGCCGCGCCGGTCGTCGGCGCCTTTTCGGCCGCGCCCGGCCTCGTCTCCGAAAGCCGCCACTAA
- a CDS encoding peroxiredoxin, with protein MKAPALDLPTDGGGRVDLAALLGRAVVIYFYPKDDTAGCTREAQDFTALAGEFAALGVAVIGVSRDTVAKHGRFKAKHALDVILASDEDGAACEAWGVWVEKTLYGRKYMGIERATFLVDAEGRIRRAWRKVSVKGHAQEVLEAARAL; from the coding sequence ATGAAAGCCCCCGCTCTCGACCTGCCCACAGACGGCGGCGGCCGCGTCGATCTCGCCGCCTTGCTCGGCCGTGCGGTCGTGATCTATTTCTACCCCAAGGACGACACCGCCGGCTGTACGCGCGAGGCGCAGGACTTCACCGCCTTGGCCGGCGAATTCGCCGCATTGGGCGTTGCCGTCATCGGCGTGTCCAGGGACACCGTGGCCAAGCACGGCCGCTTCAAGGCCAAGCACGCATTGGACGTGATCCTGGCTTCCGACGAGGACGGCGCCGCCTGCGAGGCCTGGGGCGTCTGGGTGGAAAAGACCCTCTATGGCCGCAAATACATGGGGATCGAGCGGGCGACCTTCCTTGTGGACGCGGAGGGTCGCATCCGACGCGCCTGGCGCAAGGTCTCGGTCAAGGGCCATGCGCAGGAGGTGCTGGAGGCCGCCCGCGCCCTTTGA
- a CDS encoding GIY-YIG nuclease family protein — protein sequence MAFFTYILASQRNGTLYTGSTDDLIRRVAQHRAKTFGGFTARHGVMLLVWYEAHETRESAFLRERHIKKWDRPWKLRLIEAQNPTWRDLYDEFRLGGLSDAASWIPACAGMSGEEA from the coding sequence ATGGCCTTCTTCACCTACATCCTGGCCAGCCAGCGGAACGGCACGCTCTATACTGGATCAACCGACGACTTGATCCGTCGGGTGGCCCAGCACCGCGCCAAGACCTTTGGCGGATTCACAGCCAGACACGGCGTGATGCTGCTGGTCTGGTACGAGGCTCATGAAACTCGCGAATCCGCCTTCCTGCGCGAACGGCACATCAAGAAGTGGGACCGTCCCTGGAAGCTGCGACTGATCGAGGCGCAGAACCCGACCTGGCGCGATCTGTACGACGAGTTCCGACTCGGCGGCCTCAGCGATGCGGCGTCCTGGATCCCCGCCTGCGCGGGGATGAGCGGAGAAGAAGCGTGA
- the tyrS gene encoding tyrosine--tRNA ligase: MTEHAFTSDFLQTMQARGYIHQITHPAELDAAASAGVVTGYIGFDATAPSLHVGHLIQIMLLRRLQQAGHKPIVLMGGGTTKVGDPSFKDTQRPLLTEERIAENIAGIRGVFEKFLHFGDGPTDAIMLDNDEWLSKLGYLEFLRDYGTHFTVNRMLSFDSVKLRLEREQPLTFLEFNYMLMQATDFLELNRRYGCQLQMGGSDQWGNIVNGVELTRRVDQKAAFGLTTPLLSTASGQKMGKTVGGAVWLNADALSPYDYWQYWRNTEDGDVGRFMRLFTDLSDAEIAGYEALEGAAINDAKKALADAATTMLHGAEAAAQARAAAEAAFEQGRLSADLPTVELPASEVFGAMIAAVVTKAGLTASNGEARRLAQGGGLRLNDVPVTDGAQLLGEGDVSDGVIKLAAGKKKIVLVKPV, translated from the coding sequence ATGACCGAACACGCCTTTACGTCCGACTTCCTCCAGACCATGCAGGCGCGCGGCTATATCCACCAGATCACCCACCCGGCGGAGCTGGATGCGGCGGCCTCGGCGGGCGTGGTGACCGGCTACATCGGCTTTGACGCCACCGCGCCGTCGCTGCACGTCGGCCACCTGATCCAGATCATGCTGCTGCGTCGGCTTCAGCAGGCGGGGCACAAGCCCATCGTCCTGATGGGCGGCGGCACGACCAAGGTCGGCGATCCCTCATTCAAGGACACCCAGCGCCCCCTGCTGACCGAAGAGCGGATCGCCGAGAACATCGCCGGCATCCGAGGCGTGTTCGAGAAGTTCCTCCACTTCGGCGACGGCCCGACAGACGCGATCATGCTCGACAACGACGAATGGCTGTCGAAACTCGGCTACCTGGAGTTCCTGCGCGACTACGGCACGCACTTCACCGTCAACCGCATGCTGAGCTTCGACTCGGTCAAGCTGCGGCTCGAACGCGAGCAGCCGCTGACGTTTCTCGAGTTCAACTACATGCTGATGCAGGCCACCGACTTCCTGGAGCTGAACCGCCGCTACGGCTGCCAGCTTCAGATGGGCGGCTCGGATCAGTGGGGCAACATCGTCAACGGCGTCGAACTGACCCGGCGGGTCGATCAGAAGGCCGCCTTCGGCCTGACCACCCCGCTGCTGTCCACCGCCTCGGGCCAGAAGATGGGCAAGACGGTGGGCGGCGCGGTCTGGCTGAACGCCGACGCCCTGTCGCCTTACGACTACTGGCAGTACTGGCGTAACACCGAGGACGGCGACGTGGGCCGGTTCATGCGCCTGTTCACCGACCTGTCGGACGCCGAGATCGCCGGCTACGAGGCGCTTGAAGGCGCCGCCATCAACGACGCCAAGAAGGCGCTGGCCGACGCCGCCACCACCATGCTGCACGGCGCAGAGGCCGCCGCTCAGGCCCGCGCCGCCGCCGAAGCCGCGTTTGAGCAGGGCAGATTGTCGGCCGATTTGCCGACCGTCGAACTGCCCGCGTCCGAGGTCTTCGGCGCCATGATCGCCGCCGTCGTCACCAAGGCCGGCCTGACCGCCTCCAACGGCGAAGCCCGCCGCCTGGCCCAGGGTGGCGGCCTCCGCTTGAACGACGTTCCGGTGACCGACGGCGCGCAGCTGCTGGGCGAAGGCGACGTGAGCGACGGCGTGATCAAGCTGGCGGCCGGCAAGAAGAAGATCGTGCTGGTCAAGCCAGTTTAG
- a CDS encoding DOMON-like domain-containing protein: MAHELKPFGGMAGGLSLSVEVERRAQGLWLRFVLEGDVDAVAWPPLSARGRADDLWRHTCFEAFVRTGGGYVEFNLSPSGAWASYRFDGYRRGMVQAPERVEVSGLDGAEAYVALEGLVDLPPDAAALALSAVVEREDGRISYWALRHPSDKPDFHHPESFVLDLP, from the coding sequence GTGGCGCACGAACTGAAGCCCTTCGGCGGGATGGCCGGCGGCCTGTCGTTGTCCGTCGAAGTTGAGCGGCGCGCACAGGGGCTGTGGCTGAGGTTCGTCCTTGAAGGCGATGTGGATGCGGTGGCGTGGCCGCCGCTTTCGGCGCGGGGACGAGCGGACGATCTGTGGCGCCACACCTGCTTCGAAGCGTTTGTGCGTACAGGCGGCGGCTATGTCGAGTTCAACCTGTCGCCGTCCGGTGCGTGGGCGTCCTATAGGTTTGACGGTTACCGCAGGGGCATGGTCCAGGCGCCGGAAAGGGTCGAGGTCTCCGGCCTCGATGGCGCGGAAGCCTATGTGGCGCTCGAAGGGCTCGTCGACCTGCCGCCGGACGCGGCGGCTCTGGCGCTGTCGGCCGTGGTCGAACGGGAGGATGGTCGGATTTCCTATTGGGCGCTGAGGCATCCCTCGGATAAGCCGGACTTCCACCATCCGGAATCCTTTGTGCTGGACCTTCCATGA